In Flavobacterium praedii, the DNA window AATCAAGTTTGATAACGAAAGTGCTATGTATGCTATTTTGAGAGCATCCATAAAACACAGTTTGGGACAGTTTAATGTAGCTCCTGTTTTAGATTTTGAAAGGGATGCTAATTTAGATACTCCTTATCATTATAAAAACTTAGACGCGGAAGTGCCAACGATACAAGTGGATGGGAATTACAATCCTTTTGCCGATGATAAGCCCAATAAGCTTTTTCCAACCTATAAAAAATCAGAATCAACTGCTAGCTGGGAAAGCCTGTATGTTGATGTAAAACATGATACAGAAGTCATTTCTAGCGGTGATTCATTCGCTTCGAGTAACAATGAATTTACTTTCGAAAATAACGAATTTACTTTTGAAAATGAAGAGGTAACTTCTTCTTTATTTAATGATGGAGAAGTGGAGCAAACGGTGCATAAAACGTATCAAATTCATAAAAAATATATTGTATCCCCAATAAAATCAGGAATGGTTATTGTAGATCAAAGCAGAGCACATCAACGTGTTTTGTATGAACAGTTCCTTGTCAATATGACGGTACAACATGCTTCTAGTCAGCAATTATTGTTTCCTATTAATTTGTTTTATTCGGCTAGCGAAATGGAGCTTATTGGCGATTTACAACAATCATTGATAAATACTGGTTTTGTTTTTGAAGAGTCGAATTCGGACCATATTGTGATTTCGGGTATTCCTGTAAATAGTACCGAAAGCGATGTTGCAGCAGTTTTAGATCAATTGTTAAGCGATTTACATAACGGAATTCCAGAAAATAGTTTCAGCCAAAACGATACCATTGCCAAATCAATGGCAAAAAGTTTGGCAGTAAAAACAGGTACTTATTTGACCGAAAAAGAACAGGAAAATTTAGTAAACGGTCTTTTTGCCTGTAAAGATCCAAATGTTTCTCCCTTTCAAAAACCCACTTTCATCACCATGCGTGTGGAAGACTTAGATAAAAAATTTGCATTATGATGAATATCACACCTACAGTAAAACAGTTATTGATAATCAACGTGTTGTTTTATGTTTGCTCCATGGTTGTTGGAGAACCTGCTTATAAATTACTTTCGATGTATTTTTTTGAAAGTCCGGATTTTCATTTTTGGCAACTTTTCACGCACATGTTTATGCATGCGCCGTTGCCGAATATTATGCATATCGCATTTAATATGTTTGCATTATATTCTTTTGGATCTGCTTTGGAGCATTTTTGGGGAGGTAAAAAGTTTTTGTTTTTCTATATTTCCTGTGGTTTAGGTGCTGCTTTATTGCATACTGGAGTAAATTATTAT includes these proteins:
- the mutL gene encoding DNA mismatch repair endonuclease MutL, translating into MSSIIQLLPDHVANQIAAGEVVQRPASVVKELLENAVDAKATDIKLIIKDAGKSLVQVIDNGSGMNVTDARMCFERHATSKIRQAEDLFSLHTKGFRGEALASIAAIAHMEMKTKQEQEELGTHIVIEGSKFISQDVAVLPKGTSFAVKNLFFNIPARRNFLKSDTVEYRHVIDEFQRVALAHPKIHFTFYHNGSDMYNLPPSSLRQRIVNFFGGKTNEKLVPVVEDTEMMNIQGFVSKPEFAKKNRGEQFFFVNDRFIKSPYLHHAVMAAYEGILKDGSQPSYYLYLTVPPNTIDINIHPTKTEIKFDNESAMYAILRASIKHSLGQFNVAPVLDFERDANLDTPYHYKNLDAEVPTIQVDGNYNPFADDKPNKLFPTYKKSESTASWESLYVDVKHDTEVISSGDSFASSNNEFTFENNEFTFENEEVTSSLFNDGEVEQTVHKTYQIHKKYIVSPIKSGMVIVDQSRAHQRVLYEQFLVNMTVQHASSQQLLFPINLFYSASEMELIGDLQQSLINTGFVFEESNSDHIVISGIPVNSTESDVAAVLDQLLSDLHNGIPENSFSQNDTIAKSMAKSLAVKTGTYLTEKEQENLVNGLFACKDPNVSPFQKPTFITMRVEDLDKKFAL